In Mycobacterium stomatepiae, the following are encoded in one genomic region:
- a CDS encoding bifunctional 3-phenylpropionate/cinnamic acid dioxygenase ferredoxin subunit, translating into MLAICPLADLAPGEARRVETQPPIAVFHTEDGEVFAIDDTCSHQDASLADGWVEGCEVECPLHASRFNLRTGAVDAPPAKLPVRAHTVVIEHGIVYIEPSTAEPNLPPQLRARIADTGRP; encoded by the coding sequence ATGCTCGCAATCTGTCCCCTCGCCGACCTCGCTCCCGGCGAGGCCCGCCGCGTGGAAACCCAACCGCCCATCGCCGTCTTCCACACCGAAGACGGCGAGGTGTTCGCCATCGACGACACGTGCTCACATCAGGACGCGTCGCTCGCCGACGGCTGGGTGGAGGGCTGCGAGGTGGAGTGCCCGCTGCATGCCTCCCGGTTCAATCTGCGCACCGGCGCCGTCGATGCGCCGCCCGCCAAACTGCCGGTCCGGGCGCACACCGTGGTGATCGAACACGGGATCGTCTACATCGAGCCGAGCACCGCAGAACCTAACCTGCCACCACAGCTCCGCGCACGCATCGCCGACACGGGCCGACCGTGA